One genomic window of Medicago truncatula cultivar Jemalong A17 chromosome 1, MtrunA17r5.0-ANR, whole genome shotgun sequence includes the following:
- the LOC25481912 gene encoding molybdate transporter 1 — translation MANQNSHSIPISDPETTITNPTKKFSANLNFQKVKNNLVLHSKWAELNGAMGDLGTYIPIVLSLTLSRNLNLGTTLIFTGVCNMLTGVIYGVPMPVQPMKSISAEALSDTTFGVPEIMAAGIMTSGAVLLLGVTGLMQLVYKFIPLSVVRGIQLAQGLSFALTAVKYVRKMQDLPKSKALGQRPWFGLDGLVLAIVCVCFIVIVNGAGESENHRCCNSEESGEKKRTSRVKKILFSLPSAFVIFVLGVILAFIKRPNVVHEIKFGPSSIEVVKFTKHAWKKGFIKGTIPQLPLTILNSVIAVCKLSKDLFPEKDFSVTSLSVTVGLMNLVGCWFGAMPSCHGAGGLAGQYKFGGRSGGCVALLGVAKLVLGLVLGTSLAHILMQFPVGILGVLLLFAGLELAMCARDMNSKEDSFVALICTAVSLVGSSAALGFLVGMIVYLLLKLRNLTKDKP, via the exons ATGGCAAACCAAAACTCTCATTCAATTCCCATTTCAGACCCTGAAACCACCATTACCAATCCAACCAAAAAATTCTCAGCCAACTTGAACTTCCAGAAAGTGAAAAACAACTTGGTTTTACATTCAAAATGGGCTGAACTAAATGGTGCCATGGGTGACCTTGGCACCTACATACCAATAGTTCTTTCCTTAACTCTATCAAGGAACCTCAACCTTGGTACCACATTAATCTTCACAG GTGTATGCAACATGCTCACTGGTGTCATTTATGGGGTCCCTATGCCAGTCCAGCCCATGAAGTCAATTTCCGCCGAGGCCTTATCGGACACCACCTTCGGTGTACCGGAGATAATGGCAGCTGGAATCATGACCAGCGGCGCGGTGTTATTATTAGGTGTCACTGGGTTGATGCAGTTGGTGTACAAGTTTATTCCTTTATCTGTTGTGAGGGGAATTCAACTAGCACAAGGTTTATCATTTGCTTTAACTGCTGTTAAATATGTGAGGAAAATGCAAGATCTTCCAAAGTCTAAAGCTTTAGGTCAAAGACCTTGGTTTGGATTAGATGGATTGGTTTTAGccattgtttgtgtttgtttcatTGTAATTGTGAATGGTGCTGGTGAGAGTGAAAATCATAGGTGTTGTAATAGTGAAGAAAGTGGTGAAAAAAAGAGGACAAGTAGAGTGAAAAAGATTCTTTTTTCACTTCCTTCTGCTTTTGTAATCTTTGTTTTAGGTGTTATTTTGGCATTCATAAAAAGGCCTAATGTGGTGCATGAAATTAAGTTTGGACCCTCTTCAATAGAAGTGGTGAAATTCACTAAACATGCTTGGAAGAAAGGTTTTATCAAAGGTACAATTCCTCAACTTCCTTTGACAATCTTGAACTCTGTGATAGCTGTTTGTAAGTTGTCAAAGGATTTGTTTCCTGAAAAGGACTTTTCAGTCACTTCACTTTCAGTGACAGTTGGGTTGATGAATTTGGTTGGTTGTTGGTTTGGTGCAATGCCATCTTGCCATGGTGCTGGTGGACTAGCAGGACAGTATAAATTTGGTGGAAGGAGTGGAGGGTGTGTGGCACTTCTTGGTGTTGCAAAATTGGTATTGGGATTGGTGTTAGGAACTTCTTTGGCACACATTTTAATGCAGTTTCCAGTTGGGATTTTAGgtgttttgcttttgtttgctgGTCTTGAACTTGCTATGTGTGCTAGGGATATGAATAGCAAAGAAGATTCCTTTGTGGCACTTATTTGCACTGCTGTTTCATTGGTGGGATCAAGTGCAGCACTAGGATTTTTGGTTGGAATGATTGTGTATTTGCTTCTTAAGCTAAGGAATTTGACAAAAGATAAACCATAA
- the LOC25481913 gene encoding probable ADP-ribosylation factor GTPase-activating protein AGD14, protein MGNSKKEEERVERIIRGLLKLQENRRCINCNILGPQYVCTTFSTFVCTNCSGLHREFTHRVKSVSMAKFTPEEVTALQAGGNERAKQIYFKGWDPLRHSYPDSSNMHRLRDFIKHVYVDRKYTGEKSQENLPRIKLNDKEESYESKRSSSFRLEFITTKSSPGARSSPGPRSGPGPRSDNSSFRYVYDESRSPKYVRKYSRYGGVTRSPIKIEVVDNRFRDDEYRNRRLSNLESKLKQLSVDGQKNVERIQAPVESSSGEKITENDSSSQVTTSGGEGSVEEKPSEQKSNKSRSFNDSSIKSQASDTAIVPVQETPSMTQESENNWASFEVSNTAIVPVEETPSMTMRSSTTEPKPEATISNPLDLLLLELSGPFAPTTSGISEVPSGGIVPTTTTLEMDSTWDFPSTSMEAKPSNGAPPPQSELHETEDSIEVSHAHEPPNMQYPPSVSVGCSSIAQPTNSPNNATLNKEPSFSPSTHESSHAFTETSSKTTPNHNQDTRPPVGSQPNTMETKSSGRMELPEDLFSTRYLSGPAAHAGWQNLQHHVMGYGMQYYPNAMPPPALPTAPKYMNPFDITEGRSLAHATSCPTMESMNGVLPAVPTRTGLMHASSLGSLDTTVPYSASYPSPITGVCFDQHNNEDQHFRSQRVDTFNGFGSLDPIQQSYGGYGTHGIPNSFSNIRRNPFE, encoded by the exons ATGGGAAattcaaagaaagaagaagaaagagttgAAAGAATAATTCGAGGTCTTTTAAAACTTCAAGAAAATCGAAGATGTATCAATTGCAATATCTTG GGACCACAATATGTCTGTACAACTTTCTCAACATTTGTATGCACAAATTGCAGTGGACTACA TCGAGAATTCACACATAGAGTAAAATCTGTCTCAATGGCAAAATTTACTCCTGAAGAAGTTACTGCTCTTCAAGCTGGTGGCAATGAG AGAGCAAAGCAAATTTATTTCAAAGGATGGGATCCCCTACGGCATTCTTATCCTGATTCCAG TAATATGCACAGACTTAGAGATTTTATCAAGCATGTCTATGTGGATAGAAAATATACCGGCGAAAAAAGTCAAGAAAATCTTCCCAGGATTAAATTG AATGACAAGGAGGAGTCCTATGAGAGTAAGAGGAGTAGTTCATTTCGTTTAGAGTTCATAACTACGAAGTCAAGTCCCGGTGCAAGAAGCAGTCCTGGTCCAAGAAGCGGTCCTGGTCCAAGAAGCGACAACTCGAGTTTCAGATATGTATATGATGAAAGCAGAAGTCCTAAATATGTTAGAAAATATTCCAGATATGGGGGAGTAACTAGAAGTCCTATAAAAATAGAGGTTGTTGATAACAGGTTTCGAGACGATGAATATAGAAACCGCAGGCTTTCGAATCTTGAATCAAAGCTAAAACAACTTTCAGTTGATGGTCAGAAGAATGTCGAAAGAATTCAAGCTCCGGTCGAAAGCTCTTCGGGTGAAAAAATAACGGAGAATGATTCATCTTCACAA GTTACAACTTCTGGTGGAGAAGGTTCTGTTGAGGAAAAACCATCTGaacaaaaaagtaataaatcaAGAAGCTTCAATGATTCGAGTATTAAGTCTcaagcttctgatactgctatTGTACCTGTACAAGAAACACCAAGTATGACACAGGAAAGTGAAAATAACTGGGCCTCATTTGAAGTTTCTAATACTGCTATTGTACCTGTAGAAGAAACACCAAGCATGACCATGAGATCTTCTACAACAGAACCAAAACCTGAGGCAACAATATCAAATCCTTTAGACCTTTTACTTCTTGAATTGTCAGGCCCTTTTGCTCCAACCACTAGTGGCATATCAGAAGTTCCAAGTGGTGGCATTGTTCCAACAACTACAACATTAGAAATGGACTCTACATGGGATTTTCCATCTACTTCAATGGAGGCAAAACCTTCTAATGGTGCTCCTCCACCGCAATCTGAGCTACATGAGACAGAAGACTCCATTGAAGTTTCACATGCACATGAACCACCAAACATGCAATATCCTCCTTCTGTTTCAGTTGGTTGTAGTTCAATAGCACAACCAACAAATTCACCAAACAATGCGACTTTAAATAAAGAG CCATCATTTTCTCCTAGTACACATGAATCATCGCATGCTTTTACCGAAACTTCTTCAAAAACCACCCCAAATCATAATCAAGATACCAGACCTCCTGTTGGCTCTCAGCCTAATACTATGGAAACCAAGTCTAGTGGAAGAATGGAACTTCCAGAG GACCTTTTTAGTACACGATACTTATCCGGCCCTGCAGCACATGCAGGCTGGCAGAATCTTCAACATCATGTCATGGGATATGGCATGCAGTATTACCCTAATGCAATG CCTCCTCCAGCACTTCCAACTGCACCAAAATACATGAACCCGTTTGACATAACTGAAGGGAGAAGTCTAGCGCATGCAACATCG TGTCCTACCATGGAATCAATGAACGGCGTGCTTCCAGCTGTACCGACAAGAACAGGACTAATGCATGCTTCAAGTCTTGGCTCTTTAGATACCACGGTGCCTTATTCCGCAAGTTATCCATCTCCAATTACTG GTGTATGCTTTGATCAACATAATAATGAAGATCAACATTTTAG ATCACAAAGAGTTGACACTTTCAATGGTTTTGGATCTCTAGACCCCATTCAACAGTCATATGGGGGATATGGGACACATGGAATTCCAAATTCTTTTTCCAATATAAGAAGAAATCCATTTGAATAA